From one Trifolium pratense cultivar HEN17-A07 linkage group LG1, ARS_RC_1.1, whole genome shotgun sequence genomic stretch:
- the LOC123903279 gene encoding probable CCR4-associated factor 1 homolog 11: MKTAFCVAEHICSRLFFSQSMIISKPSSSIVIRSVWSYNLESEFKLIGSLVDSYPIISMDTEFPGTVVFPDTTDLSFHNRGSAAHYSVLKANVDGLNLIQVGMTLSDAKGNLPSLGTSKFFIWEFNFCDFDVSHDIHNHDSIELLRGQGIDFDRNKKFGIDSVNFAELMMSSGLVCNEDVSWVTFHSGYDFGYLVKALTQCALPEGLAEFLILVKVYFGDSVYDVKHLAKFCDGLYGGLDRVSKTLNVDRAVGKSHQAGSDSLLTIRAFRRIKEVHFGNVDDELIKYAGVLYGLENMV, translated from the exons ATGAAGACTGCATTTTGTGTTGCGGAGCATATATG TTCTAGATTGTTCTTCTCTCAAAGCATGATAATCTCAAAACCCTCCTCTTCCATTGTAATTCGATCGGTGTGGTCCTATAACCTTGAATCAGAATTCAAGTTGATTGGTTCATTAGTCGATTCCTATCCAATCATCTCCATGGACACTGAATTTCCTGGCACTGTCGTCTTCCCTGACACCACAGACTTATCCTTCCATAACCGCGGTTCCGCTGCCCATTACTCTGTGTTGAAGGCCAATGTCGACGGCCTTAATCTTATTCAAGTTGGAATGACTCTTTCCGATGCTAAAGGGAATCTCCCAAGCCTCGGAACATCTAAATTTTTCATCTGGGAGTTCAATTTTTGTGATTTTGATGTTTCTCATGATATCCATAATCATGATTCTATTGAGCTTTTGCGCGGTCAAGGTATTGATTTTGATAGGAATAAGAAATTCGGTATTGATTCAGTGAACTTTGCTGAGCTGATGATGAGTTCTGGACTTGTTTGTAATGAGGATGTTAGCTGGGTTACTTTTCATAGCGGTTATGATTTTGGGTACCTTGTGAAGGCATTGACGCAGTGCGCTTTGCCTGAAGGTCTTGCTGAGTTTCTGATTTTGGTTAAAGTTTATTTCGGTGATAGTGTTTATGATGTGAAGCACTTGGCGAAATTCTGTGATGGTCTTTATGGTGGTTTGGATAGGGTTAGCAAAACTCTGAATGTTGACCGTGCTGTTGGGAAGAGTCATCAGGCTGGTTCCGATAGTTTGCTGACTATTCGTGCATTCCGAAGGATTAAGGAGGTTCACTTTGGCAATGTTGATGATGAACTGATCAAGTATGCTGGTGTGTTGTATGGTTTAGAAAACATGGTGTGA